The Longimicrobiaceae bacterium DNA window GGGCGGGCACCGGCCCATCCGGATGCGCCCGGACGACGACCTGAAGCTGGGGAAGCTGATGAAGAAGCACGGCTTCCGGCAGGACTTCCTGGTCGGCACGAAGTCGCTGCGGGTGGAGTGGTACCGGACCTTCGGCGAGCTGGTGCGGGGGCTGATGAAGAACAGCTTCGCGGGGGTGGACTACCGGCTCGGGTTCGTCGTCGCGACCACCCTGCTGCAGCTCCTGGTCTTCGTCCTCCCCTGGGTCGCCGTCTGGCTCACCGGCGGCGCGGCGCAGCTCCTGTTCGCCGTCGCGGTGCTGCTGATGTTCACCATGTACGCCGGTACGGCGCGGACGCAGGGGGTGAGCCCGCTCTACGGAGTGTTCTTCCCCGTCGCCACGCTCGCCTTCCTGTACATCGTCTGGCGCGCCGTGGTGGTCACCCTCGCCAACGACGGGATCGACTGGCGCGGCACGCACTACCCCCTGGACGAGCTGCGCGCGAACGAAGTGTAGCGGAGCAAGACCAGGCGCGGAGAAGCGGCGGAACGTCGCTTGCGGGATCCGTCCTCCCCCGAAGCCCTTCGGAGCAGGCCACTTCGACAAAGGAGGCACCATGCGGGACCGCGACCGCAGCCGCGTGGACGTAGACGGCGACAAGCAGGCCGCCGACACCGACCCGATGAGCAAGATCCCCGGATCGCTGGACGACACGGAGAACGCGTCGGCCTACGCGAACCGCAAGGACCAGCGGGACACCACCTCCCTCGCGCCCGAGGACGCGCGTCTCCGCAACCGCGACCGGTAGGGCCGCCCGGGAGGCGGGGGCGGCCCCGGAGGCTCACTCGTACAGGTCGGCCGGATCGGCTGCGGCCAGCTCCACCAGGAAGGCGGCGATGCGCTCCGCCACCGCGTCGAGGAAGGCGCGCCCCTTCTCCGCCGCGGCGGCCGAGGGGTCGCCCACGCCGGTGTCGGCCGAGACTGCCGTCCAGCGGCGGGGAGTCCACGCCCACCCCTCCCGGAACGCCGCGATCCTCGGCCGGCGCTCGGTCCCCTCCCCCGCCTCCGCGAGCGGGAGCACCAGCCCCGGGGCGACGTGCAGGGTGACGCTGGTCTCCAGCTCCCCGGCGTGGTCCCCCGGCTGGGCGAAGAACTGGGCCGCGTCCACCACCTTCCACCAGTTCACGGCGGCGAGGAAGACCCGGGTGCGCGGCTGAAGCTCCCGGATCATCTGCCGGAAGTCGTTGCCGCCGTGTCCGTTCAGCACCACCAGCTTGCGGATCCCCTGCCCCTCCAGCGAAGCCACGAGGTCCGCGAGCAGCGCCGCCTGCGTGCTGGGGTTCACGTTGAGGCAGAGGGGGATGTCCAGCTGCCCCGTCTGCACGCCGAAGGGGACGGTGGGGAGCACCACCGGCCGCGCACCGGACTCCCAGGCGCGCCGGGCGGACTCCGCGGCCACGTGGTCGCACTGGAGGTTGTCCGTGGCGTACGGCAGGTGGAAGTTGTGCGCCTCCGTGGCGCCCCAGGGGAGCACGGCCACGTCGTACCGCGTGTCGCGCACCGCCTTCCAGGTGGTCTCCGCCAGGATGTAGGGCCGTCCCCCGAGGCGGGAGGTCCCGTCCTGCTGCGTCATCGCTCCTCCTCCTGGCTTGCTCCGTCCCAGCCGAACCGCTCCAGCGAGAGGCGCCCGCGGGCGTCGAACTCCACCCCCTCCCGCTCCAGCCGCAGCCGCTGCGTCACCGCGCCCCCCGACTCGGGGCCGCGGAGGCTGATCCCGCCCCGCGCGTTGACCACCCGGTGCCACGGGACGGCGCTGCGCTCCGACACCGCGGCGAGTGCGTAGCCCACCCTCCGCGCGTGCCCCGCGAGGCCGGCGAGCGCGGCCACCTGCCCGTAGGTCGCCACCCGCCCCGGCGGGATGCGCCGCACCACGGCGTATACGCGCTCGTAGTCGCCCGCGGGGCTCAACGCTCCCCCCGCGCCTACGGCACCGCGTCGAAGGTGCGCAGCACCGGGTAGGTCCGCGCGTCCCCGAGCCCCTCGTCCAGCAGCCCCCAGGCCGCGAAGCCGTCGTCCGAGCGCGGCTCCAGCAGCACGAAGGCCAGTCGCCCCAGCGGCTGGTCCACCGGGACCACCAGCGTCCCCGCAGGGACCTCCCGCTCCGCCGCCCCGGCGTACCGCCCCCACAGGGTGCGCTCGCGGCGTCCCTGGAACTCCTGCTCCGCCACGCGGGTGGAGTCGATCCGGAACTCCTCCACCCGCAGCCGCACGGGGCGCTCCAGCGCGCGGAAGCGGACCCCGTGCGCCCCGAGCCGCTCGACCGCGGTGGCGAGCGAGGGGGGGACCAGGTAGGCCCGCGGCGCGCGCTCCGTCTCCGCGGCCTCGAAGCCGATGAACTCCGGCATCCGCTCCGGGCGCCGCACGTCCAGCCGGCGCATCATCGGCTCCCCGGTGTAGGGGTGGCGCTCCTCGCGCACCGCGCCCATAAGGATCTCCACCGGCTGCGGGGAGCGGCGGAGCCGGGCCCGCACGGCCCGCTCCCGCACCTCGGAGGAATACGTCTTCATGGCTCCAATCTCTCATGCGTTGGAGCCTCCGACAATCCCGGCGCGGTTCAGGCCATAAAGGTCCTCCTGGCCAGACTCCGAAGGTCGTGCAGTGAAGCAGGCAGTACCATTCGTGTGCTCCCTGTCGGAAGGACACGACCCGCTCTGGCAGAAGCACCGTTCGCGACGTAGCTTGCCCGCAGGACAGGTGACAGCGGAGTGTTCTCGCTCGATTCTCCCCTCCCTTCTGGCGTCACCGGCTGTAAGGGGGTCAACGCTCCGGGGCCCCTACTTTGCCCGACTCCGGGCACGGGTCTTGGATCCAAGACTGCTCGTGGTGGTGCCGGCGTAGTTCCCCAACACTCTGACCGTAGACAGGTGGTGATAGCTTCTCCCCACGATACCGTGACCTTCCGCGAGCTCACCGGCTTCATCTGGTCCGTCGCCGACCTGCTCCGTGGCGACTACAAGCAGGCGGACTACGGCAAGGTGATCCTCCCCCTCACCGTGCTCCGCCGTCTGGATTGCGTGCTTGAGCCCACCAAGCCGCAGGTGCTCGCGCGCGCCGACCAGATGCAGGGGGCGGCGCCCGCGCTCCGTGAAGAGGCGCTGAAGCGCGTGGCGGGCCAGCCGTTCTACAACACCTCCAAGTTCGACTTCGAGCGGCTGAAGGGGGCGCCGAACGACATCGCGGCGAACCTGCGCAACTACATCAACGGTTTCTCCGGGGCCGCACGCGACATCCTGGAACGGTTCCGCTTCGACCAGCAGATCGCGAAGCTGGACGAGGCCAACCTGCTCTACCTCGTGGTGCGCCGCTTCGCGGAGATCGACCTGCATCCGGGGCGGGTTCCCAACGAGATGATGGGGTCCATCTTCGAGGAGCTGATCCGCCGCTTCTCGGAGGCCTCCAACGAGACGGCCGGAGAGCACTTCACCCCGCGCGAGGTGATCCGCCTTATGGTGAACCTCCTGCTGACCGAGGATGACGACACGCTCAGCCGGCCGGGGGTCGTGAAGACGCTCTACGATCCGGCGGCCGGTACGGGCGGCATGCTCTCGGTGGCGCAGGATTGGGTCCGGGAGCACAACCGCAAGGCGGACCTTCAGGTCTTCGGGCAGGAGCTCAACGACGAGAGCTACGCCATCTGCAAGGCAGACATGCTCATCAAGGGGCAGAACCCGGAGAACATCGCCCGGGGCAACTCCTTCAGCGAGGACGGCCACGCGGGGCGCACCTTCGACTACATGCTCAGCAACCCGCCCTTCGGCGTGGACTGGAAGAAGGTGCAGAAGGTGGTCGAGGACGAGCACAAGACCATGGGGTACGCCGGCCGCTTCGGCGCGGGCACGCCCCGAATCAACGACGGATCGCTCCTCTTCCTCCAGCACATGCTCTCCAAGATGAAACGGGAGGGGAGCCGCCTCGCCATCGTCTTCAACGGTTCGCCCCTGTTCAGCGGCGACGCCGGGAGCGGCGAGAGCGAGATCCGGCGCTGGATCCTCGAGAACGACTGGCTGGAGGCGATCGTCGCCCTGCCGGACCAGCTCTTCTACAACACGGGGATCCACACCTACGTCTGGGTGCTGACCAACCGGAAAAGCGCACGGCGGCGCGGTAAGGTCCAGCTCATCAACGGGGCGGACCTGTTCCACAAGATGCGGAAGTCGCTCGGGAACAAGCGCAACGAGATGGGCTCCGCGCACATCGCGGAGATCACCCGCATTCACGGCGAGTTCGCCGAGGGCCCGCGCTCGAAGACCTTCGACAACGAGGACTTCGGGTACCGCAAGATCACCGTCGAGCGGCCGCTACGGCTGAACTTCCAGGCCTCCCCGGAGCGGATCGCCCGGCTGGAGGAGGAGCGCACCTTCCAGGGGCTCGCCACCAGCAAGAAAAAGGGGGAGCGGGGACAGCAGGAGATCGAAGAAGGAAGGAGGCTACAGGAGCGGATCCTCGCCGCGCTCCGATCCATGGCGCCGGAGCCGGTCTACCGGAGCCGGCCTGAGTTCAAGCGGGTCCTCAAGCGCGCGCTCGACGAGGCTGGTCTATCCCTGCCGGCCCCGGTGCAGAAGGCGATCCTCTCGGCGCTCTCGGAGTGCGACGAGACGGCGGCGGTGTGCACGGGCAAGGGCGGCGCCCCGGAGCCGGACACGGACCTGCGCGACACGGAGAACGTGCCGCTCACGGAGGACGTGCACGCGTACTTCGAGCGGGAGGTGCGACCGTTCCTGCCTGATGCGTGGATCGACGAGGACCGGACCAGGATCGGCTACGAGATCCCCTTCACGCGGCACTTCTACGAGTACACGCCGCTTCGACCGCTGGAGGAGATCGAGGCGGAGATCCGGGAGCTTGAGGCAGAGATCGAGGGGATGCTGGAGGAGGTGCTCGCGTGACCGCTGCGGAGCTGCTCCAGCAGTTGAACGAGCTGGACGAGTGCCCGCGTATCGAGGCGAAGACCGGCACGGAGGCCGGCAAGTCGGCGCTCCAGACGGTGTGCGCGTTTGCCAACGAGCCGCGGCTCGACGGTGGGCACCTCCTGTTCGGCGTCGCCCGCTCGGACGACCTCTTCGGCTCCCGCTATGACGTGGTGGGCGTCCCCGACCCGGATAAGCTCCAGGCGGACCTCGCCTCCCAGTGCCGATCGATGTTCAACCGGCCGATCCGCCCGCGGATGTGGGTCGAGTCTCTGGAGGGCAAGCCGGTGGTCGGCGCCTACGTCGCTGAGAGTCAGGCGGGCGACAAGCCGGTGTTCTTCGAGGCGCAGGGGCTCCCCCGGGGCGCGTACCGGCGGATCGGGTCGGCCGATGTCCGGTGCACCGAGGACGACCTCCTGGTTTTCTACGGGGAGCGGCAGCGCGGCGCCTTCGACCAGACGCCGCTGCCGGACGCCGAGATTGGGGAGCTGGACCCGGACGCGATCGCGGACTACCGCCGGGAGCGGGCTCGTAAGAGCCCGGGGGCGGAGGAGCTGGGGTGGTCGGACGAGGACCTGCTCCTCGGCATCGGCTGCGCGGTCCGTCGCGAGGGACGGGTGGTGCCCACCGTGGCGGGTGCGCTCCTCTTCGGTAGCCGCCCCTTATTGCGCCGGCTCTTCCCGATGATGCGGCTCGACTACATCCGCGTCCCCGGACGCGTCTGGATTGAGGACCCGGAGCGACGCTTCGAAACGGTGGACATGCGCGACGCGATCATCCGCCTGATCCGGCGGGGAGAGGCGGCCATCCTCGACGATCTGCCGAAGCGGTTCCATCTCCCTCCCGGCGAGCTCCAGCGCCGGGACGAGCCGCGGGTGCCCGACCGCGTGATCCGTGAGGCGCTGGTCAACGCGCTGATGCACAGGAGCTACCGCACCCACGGCCCGACGCAGATCATCCGCTACGCCAACCGCATCGAGATCCGCAACCCCGGCCACTCGCTCAAGGCGGAGGACCGACTCGGCGAGCCGGGATCGGACCCGCGGAATCCCCTCATCGCCTCGGTCCTGCACGAGACGGACTTCGCCGAGACGAAGGGGAGCGGGATCCGGGTGATGCGGCGCCTCATGCGGGACGCGAACCTCTCGCCGCCGACCTTCGAGTCCGACCGCGCGGCCGACGAGTTCGTGGCGACCTTCTTCCTGCACAACCTGCTGGACGACGAGGATCTCGCCTGGCTCGCCCACTTCTCTGAGCTGAAGCTCACCAACGATGAGGCCAAGGCCTTGGTGCACGTCCGGGAGGCGGGGCGGATCACCAACGCCGAGTACCGGGACCTCAACGGGGTCGATACCCTGGATGCGAGCGCGCACCTGCGGCGGTTGCGCGACGCTGGCCTTCTGGAGCAGCACGACCGTGGCGCCGCGACCTACTACACTCCGACCCACCGCCTCCTGCATCCGACGGCAGCCCTCTCGGAAGTGGTGGAGGAACCTGTAGAGCCGGGGGAGGAACCTGTAGAGCTGGGCGAGCAACCTGTAGGGTTGGAGGGAGAACCTGTAGGGCACGGGGAGGAACCATCAGGGCTTGCTGAGGACGCGGGGCTGGACCTGCCCCCAGAGCTCATGATGGCCGTCATGCGCCTGAACCGGTGGACGCCGCAACCGGAGCTGCGCCGCCTGATCCGCCGCCTGTGTCGCTGGCGCCCCCTGAGCGCTGAGGAGCTGGCGCGGATCGTGGGCCGGGCGAAAACCTACCTCCAGAGCACGTACATCGGTCCCATGGTACGGGCGGGCGAGCTGGAGTACACCAACCCGGAGAAGCCGAGCGACCCTAACCAGAAGTACCGAGCTACCTCTGATGCCAGTAACTGATTCGCTGAGCATGCGGTGGGAGTTTGCACCGCTCCGACGTCTTCTCCGCGGCATCGACCAGGGCTGGAGCCCGACCGCGGAAGATCGGACCACTGAGCCGGATGAGTGGGCGGTGCTGAAATTAAGCTCCGTAAGCCGTGGGACCTTCCGGCCCGATGAGCACAAGGCACTCCCCGCGGAACTCGATCCCGTCCGGCGGCTGGAGGTGCGACAGGGCGATCTTCTGCTGACCCGGGCGAACACACCCGAACTCGTGGGAGACGTGTGCGTTGTTCCGGAGGTCCGTCCCAACCTCATGATGTCCGACCTGATCTATCGCCTCCGGCTGGACACGGACCGACTGGACCCCCGCTTCATGCAGTACTGGCTCCTCAGCTCGCCGGGACGGGATCAGATCGCGCGGGACGCCCGAGGATCCAGTCAGTCGATGGTGAAGATCTCTCAGCAGACGGTTCGGTCGTGGCTCATCCCCGTGCCTTCGCTGGAAGAGCAGCGGGCCATCGCCGGCTATCTCGACGAGAAGACCGCCGCCATTGACGCGCTGATCGCCAAGCGCGAGCGGCACGTCGAGTTGCTTGAGGAAGAGCGGCAGGCGGCGCTGGCTCGGGTGATGACGTCGGGGGTCGCTCAGCCGGTATCCGTCAAAGCCAGCGGCCTCGACTGGCTCGGCGAGATCCCGTCGCACTGGACTGTGACGCGCCTGCGCCATGTCGTGCCCGAGATCACCGTTGGCATCGTCGTGACCCCCTCGCGCTACTACGTCGAGCACGGAGTCCCCTGCCTGCGATCCCTGAACGTACGGCCGAACGCACTCGCGGAGGAGGATCTCGCGTTCATCTCGCCTGAAAGCAACACGGTGCACCGCAAGTCGATCATCCGGTACGGCGATCTCGTCGCTGTCCGCACGGGGAATCCCGGCACGACTGCGGTAGTAGACGAGCGCTTCGATGGCGGCAACGCCATCGACTTGATCATCATCCGGCGCTCCCCTGCGTTCGACTCCCATTTCCTGAGCTACTTCATGAACTCGTCCCTGGCTCGGCACCAGTTCGCGGCGGGTTCGGAGGGCGCTCTTCAGCTCCACTTCAACGTGGAGACTGCGAAGGATCTCCTGATCCCACTTCCACCGCTGGAGGAGCAACGGCGAATCGCGGCGCATCTCAGCGATGTGAACCTACGGAGGGACGAACTCGTTCGCGCCATCCAGACACAGATCGATAAGCTCTGGGAGTATCGCCAGACCCTGATCTCCGCCGCCGTTACCGGCCAGGCTCCCGTCCGCGAGGAAATTCCCGCATGAGCACAGCCGCCGTCCACACCGAGCGCGCTCTCGAGGACGCCGTCGAGGCCGCCCTGCTGGACCGCGGCTGGATCAAGGGCGCCCCCGCCGCGTTCGACCGCGAGCGGGCGCTGGATCCCACGCACCTCTTCCCCTTCATTGAGGACACCCAGCCGAAGCTCTGGGCCGAGCTGCGGGCCCAGCACGGCGTCCAACTCGAGGGCACCTTCCTCTCGGTGCTGGAGAAGTATCTCGAGTCGCACGGCACCCTCGGCGTGCTCCGGCAGGGCATCAAGTTCTACGGGAGGAAGGTCGAGCTGGCGTACTTCCGTCCCGCGCACGGGCTGAACCCGGAGGCGGCGGAGCGCTACGCGAAGAACCGGCTGGTCGTGACCCGCCAGGTGAAGTTCATCCCGGGGCACGAGGACTCCATAGACCTGGTGCTCTTCCTCAACGGCCTGCCGGTCGCCACAGTGGAGCTGAAGAACGAGTTCACCGGCCAGAACGTCTGGGACGCCGTCGCGCAGTACAAGCGCCGCGATCCGAAGCACCCGATCTTCCGCTTCGCCAAGCGCGCCCTGGTCCACTTCGCGGTGGACCCGGACCTGGTCTACATGACCACGCGGCTCGTCGGCGACGGCACCTACTTCCTTCCCTTCAACCGCGGCCGCGACGGCGGCGCCGGCAACCCGGAGCACCCGAGCGGCTACCGGAGCGGCTACCTGTGGGAGGAGGTCTGGGAGCGGCACAGCCTCCTCGATGTCCTCGGCCGCTACATGCACCTCCAGCGCGAGGAGCGCTGGGTGGACGGGCAGAAGCAGACGAAGGAGATCCTCCTCTTCCCCCGCTTCCACCAGCTCGACGCCGTCCGCGGGCTCACCGAGACCGCCCGCGCCGAGGGCCCCGGCCGGAGCTACCTGATCCAGCACTCCGCCGGGAGCGGGAAGACCAACAGCATCGCCTGGCTCGCCCACCGCCTCGCCAGCCTGCACGACGACGAGGACCGGAAGGTCTTCGACTCCGTGATCGTCATCACCGACCGCGTGGTGCTCGACCGCCAGCTTCAGGACGCCATCTTCCAGATCGAGCACAAGCAGGGTGTGGTCGCGCGCATCGAGCAGAACTCCGTGCAGCTCGCCGACGCGCTCTCGTCCGGAACGCCGATCATCATCACGACCCTGCAGAAGTTTCCCTTCGTGACACGGAGGATCGGTGAGCTCCCCGGGCGCACCTACGCCGTGATCGTGGACGAAGCGCACAGCTCGCAGACCGGCGAGTCCGCCCGCCACGTCCGGGAGGTACTCGCTCCGCAGAGCCTCGAGGAAGCCGTGGGCTACGGGGCCGAGAGGGAGGGGGATGATTACGAGGACCGCATCGTTGAGGTGATGCGCTCGCGGGGCCGCCAGCCGAACCTGGCCTTCTTCGCCTTCACCGCGACCCCGAAGGGAAAGACCCTGGAGATGTTCGGCCGGCCGGGACCGGACGGGAAGCCGGAGCCCTTCCACCTCTACACCATGCGGCAGGCCATCGAGGAAGGCTTCATCCTCGACGTGCTCCAGAGCTACACCACGTACGCCGTGTTCTGGCGCCTCGCCAAGACGGGGGAGGACGACCCCGAGCTGCCGAAGCGGAAGGCCGCCGTCTCGCTGGTGCGCTTCGCCACGCTCCACCCGCACAACATCGCCCAGAAGACGGAGATCATCGTCGAGCACTTCCGGGCCAAGGTGCGCCCCAAGATCGGCGGCCGCGCGAAAGCGATGGTGCTCACCCCGTCGCGGCTCCACGCCGTACGCTACCTGCGTGCCTTCCGGAAGTACATCGCCGAGAAGGGCTACGACGACATACACCCGCTGGTGGCGTTCTCCGGCACCGTGTTCGACCCCGACACCGGGCAGGAGGACACCGAGGCCGGGATGAACCAGATCGCCGAGACCCAACTCCCGGAGGAGTTCGCCACTGAGCGCTACAACGTGCTGATCGTCGCCAACAAGTACCAGACCGGCTTCGACCAGCCG harbors:
- a CDS encoding class I SAM-dependent DNA methyltransferase, with translation MTFRELTGFIWSVADLLRGDYKQADYGKVILPLTVLRRLDCVLEPTKPQVLARADQMQGAAPALREEALKRVAGQPFYNTSKFDFERLKGAPNDIAANLRNYINGFSGAARDILERFRFDQQIAKLDEANLLYLVVRRFAEIDLHPGRVPNEMMGSIFEELIRRFSEASNETAGEHFTPREVIRLMVNLLLTEDDDTLSRPGVVKTLYDPAAGTGGMLSVAQDWVREHNRKADLQVFGQELNDESYAICKADMLIKGQNPENIARGNSFSEDGHAGRTFDYMLSNPPFGVDWKKVQKVVEDEHKTMGYAGRFGAGTPRINDGSLLFLQHMLSKMKREGSRLAIVFNGSPLFSGDAGSGESEIRRWILENDWLEAIVALPDQLFYNTGIHTYVWVLTNRKSARRRGKVQLINGADLFHKMRKSLGNKRNEMGSAHIAEITRIHGEFAEGPRSKTFDNEDFGYRKITVERPLRLNFQASPERIARLEEERTFQGLATSKKKGERGQQEIEEGRRLQERILAALRSMAPEPVYRSRPEFKRVLKRALDEAGLSLPAPVQKAILSALSECDETAAVCTGKGGAPEPDTDLRDTENVPLTEDVHAYFEREVRPFLPDAWIDEDRTRIGYEIPFTRHFYEYTPLRPLEEIEAEIRELEAEIEGMLEEVLA
- a CDS encoding MGMT family protein, which codes for MSPAGDYERVYAVVRRIPPGRVATYGQVAALAGLAGHARRVGYALAAVSERSAVPWHRVVNARGGISLRGPESGGAVTQRLRLEREGVEFDARGRLSLERFGWDGASQEEER
- a CDS encoding restriction endonuclease subunit S; protein product: MPVTDSLSMRWEFAPLRRLLRGIDQGWSPTAEDRTTEPDEWAVLKLSSVSRGTFRPDEHKALPAELDPVRRLEVRQGDLLLTRANTPELVGDVCVVPEVRPNLMMSDLIYRLRLDTDRLDPRFMQYWLLSSPGRDQIARDARGSSQSMVKISQQTVRSWLIPVPSLEEQRAIAGYLDEKTAAIDALIAKRERHVELLEEERQAALARVMTSGVAQPVSVKASGLDWLGEIPSHWTVTRLRHVVPEITVGIVVTPSRYYVEHGVPCLRSLNVRPNALAEEDLAFISPESNTVHRKSIIRYGDLVAVRTGNPGTTAVVDERFDGGNAIDLIIIRRSPAFDSHFLSYFMNSSLARHQFAAGSEGALQLHFNVETAKDLLIPLPPLEEQRRIAAHLSDVNLRRDELVRAIQTQIDKLWEYRQTLISAAVTGQAPVREEIPA
- a CDS encoding creatininase family protein → MTQQDGTSRLGGRPYILAETTWKAVRDTRYDVAVLPWGATEAHNFHLPYATDNLQCDHVAAESARRAWESGARPVVLPTVPFGVQTGQLDIPLCLNVNPSTQAALLADLVASLEGQGIRKLVVLNGHGGNDFRQMIRELQPRTRVFLAAVNWWKVVDAAQFFAQPGDHAGELETSVTLHVAPGLVLPLAEAGEGTERRPRIAAFREGWAWTPRRWTAVSADTGVGDPSAAAAEKGRAFLDAVAERIAAFLVELAAADPADLYE
- a CDS encoding type I restriction endonuclease, giving the protein MSTAAVHTERALEDAVEAALLDRGWIKGAPAAFDRERALDPTHLFPFIEDTQPKLWAELRAQHGVQLEGTFLSVLEKYLESHGTLGVLRQGIKFYGRKVELAYFRPAHGLNPEAAERYAKNRLVVTRQVKFIPGHEDSIDLVLFLNGLPVATVELKNEFTGQNVWDAVAQYKRRDPKHPIFRFAKRALVHFAVDPDLVYMTTRLVGDGTYFLPFNRGRDGGAGNPEHPSGYRSGYLWEEVWERHSLLDVLGRYMHLQREERWVDGQKQTKEILLFPRFHQLDAVRGLTETARAEGPGRSYLIQHSAGSGKTNSIAWLAHRLASLHDDEDRKVFDSVIVITDRVVLDRQLQDAIFQIEHKQGVVARIEQNSVQLADALSSGTPIIITTLQKFPFVTRRIGELPGRTYAVIVDEAHSSQTGESARHVREVLAPQSLEEAVGYGAEREGDDYEDRIVEVMRSRGRQPNLAFFAFTATPKGKTLEMFGRPGPDGKPEPFHLYTMRQAIEEGFILDVLQSYTTYAVFWRLAKTGEDDPELPKRKAAVSLVRFATLHPHNIAQKTEIIVEHFRAKVRPKIGGRAKAMVLTPSRLHAVRYLRAFRKYIAEKGYDDIHPLVAFSGTVFDPDTGQEDTEAGMNQIAETQLPEEFATERYNVLIVANKYQTGFDQPLLHTTYVDKRLAGVQAVQALSRLNRTHPGKDDTFVLDFVNAAEEIQAAFQPYYEQTSLAEQAEPHQLYELQTKLDAMQVYHASEVEAFAKVFYKPREKQTSADHALLYKHCGPAVDRFRALEPERKEEFRETLGAYVRLYAFLSQITPWQDADLEKLYSFGRLLLTRLPSEDGGAPPDLEGDVQLQYYRIQKTRDEETIQLLAGEGGTVKGPTAVGTRMAEEDEIPLSQIIDVLNERFGTNFTPEDQLFFEQITATARKDEEVVQRAHANAFDNFSLAIRQKIADFMIDRLTQNQDIVTKYFNESEFQEIAFRELAQRIYDDIRGEAA
- a CDS encoding ATP-binding protein, which codes for MTAAELLQQLNELDECPRIEAKTGTEAGKSALQTVCAFANEPRLDGGHLLFGVARSDDLFGSRYDVVGVPDPDKLQADLASQCRSMFNRPIRPRMWVESLEGKPVVGAYVAESQAGDKPVFFEAQGLPRGAYRRIGSADVRCTEDDLLVFYGERQRGAFDQTPLPDAEIGELDPDAIADYRRERARKSPGAEELGWSDEDLLLGIGCAVRREGRVVPTVAGALLFGSRPLLRRLFPMMRLDYIRVPGRVWIEDPERRFETVDMRDAIIRLIRRGEAAILDDLPKRFHLPPGELQRRDEPRVPDRVIREALVNALMHRSYRTHGPTQIIRYANRIEIRNPGHSLKAEDRLGEPGSDPRNPLIASVLHETDFAETKGSGIRVMRRLMRDANLSPPTFESDRAADEFVATFFLHNLLDDEDLAWLAHFSELKLTNDEAKALVHVREAGRITNAEYRDLNGVDTLDASAHLRRLRDAGLLEQHDRGAATYYTPTHRLLHPTAALSEVVEEPVEPGEEPVELGEQPVGLEGEPVGHGEEPSGLAEDAGLDLPPELMMAVMRLNRWTPQPELRRLIRRLCRWRPLSAEELARIVGRAKTYLQSTYIGPMVRAGELEYTNPEKPSDPNQKYRATSDASN